A genomic region of Chryseobacterium sp. KACC 21268 contains the following coding sequences:
- a CDS encoding recombinase family protein — MKVADLYIRVSTDEQADKGYSQRDQEERLRKHCSSLNITIDKIIYEDHSAKTFERPEWKKYLFNIRKGRGSKQNKFLFFTKWDRFSRNTSEAYQMISNLNKLCITPQAIEQPLDLRVPENKLLLAIYLSTPEVENDRRALNVTYGMRRAIKEGRMMGIAPYGYINRCTEDGRKYVAVKEPEATNMIWAFKQVAKGHLPTAVILKEMNRREGRKLTKNSFMDGLRNIAYCGKLFLKAYNDEEEKIVEGKHEALISEELFMKVQRVLNRKSNKDAFLPAGRIINEERYPLRGLLLCPQCNKTLTASSAKGRSKHYYYYHCTTSCGFRHNSEIVNDLFVEELSKFRFSIGAEKILKTILEQNFSIVSNGLNDERKVLQNKLNAIEGRIDKARDMYLEDKLDEEDFKRIKMKYKVEIEDINFKLNSLKNSGHTDDIEKKMTQALNAIVNISERYNNASTIDKRAIVGLIYPEKLTFDGEYFQTTKINSLAGNIALINKELGNKKNRQRSEKTSNVGLVTSTGFKPVTF, encoded by the coding sequence ATGAAAGTTGCTGATCTATATATTCGCGTGTCAACTGACGAACAAGCAGATAAAGGATATTCACAACGTGATCAGGAGGAGCGTTTACGCAAGCATTGTTCTTCTCTGAATATAACGATTGACAAAATTATTTATGAAGATCATTCTGCCAAAACTTTTGAGAGGCCTGAATGGAAAAAATACCTGTTTAATATTAGAAAAGGAAGAGGTTCTAAACAAAACAAGTTCTTATTTTTTACAAAATGGGATCGATTCAGCCGTAATACCAGTGAGGCTTATCAGATGATATCCAATCTTAATAAATTATGTATTACGCCTCAAGCTATTGAACAACCGTTAGATTTACGTGTACCCGAAAATAAACTGTTGTTAGCAATATATTTATCAACGCCTGAGGTAGAAAATGACAGGAGGGCATTGAATGTGACTTATGGAATGAGAAGAGCGATTAAAGAGGGTAGAATGATGGGTATCGCTCCATATGGCTATATTAACAGATGTACAGAAGACGGCCGTAAATATGTAGCAGTTAAAGAACCTGAGGCAACAAACATGATATGGGCCTTTAAGCAGGTGGCGAAAGGACATCTACCTACAGCAGTTATTTTAAAAGAAATGAACAGGAGAGAAGGCAGAAAGCTGACGAAAAATTCATTTATGGATGGTTTGAGAAATATAGCCTACTGCGGAAAATTATTTCTAAAGGCGTATAACGATGAGGAGGAAAAAATTGTTGAAGGAAAACATGAAGCACTGATCTCTGAAGAACTTTTCATGAAAGTTCAAAGGGTTCTTAATCGTAAAAGTAATAAGGATGCTTTCTTACCAGCAGGAAGGATAATAAATGAAGAACGCTATCCTTTGAGGGGATTACTATTATGCCCACAATGCAATAAAACTCTTACTGCCAGTAGTGCTAAGGGAAGAAGCAAGCATTACTACTATTACCATTGTACAACCTCATGTGGTTTCAGGCATAATTCTGAAATAGTTAATGATCTTTTTGTCGAAGAATTATCAAAATTTAGATTCAGCATCGGTGCTGAGAAAATATTAAAAACAATTTTAGAACAGAACTTTTCAATAGTTTCAAATGGTCTAAATGATGAAAGAAAGGTTTTGCAAAATAAACTTAATGCTATTGAAGGAAGAATTGACAAAGCAAGAGATATGTATCTTGAAGATAAATTGGATGAAGAAGATTTTAAGAGAATTAAAATGAAGTATAAAGTGGAAATAGAAGATATCAACTTTAAATTAAATTCATTAAAAAATTCTGGTCATACTGATGATATTGAGAAGAAGATGACTCAAGCATTAAATGCCATTGTCAACATCTCTGAAAGATATAATAACGCAAGTACAATTGACAAGCGTGCAATTGTTGGTTTGATATATCCTGAAAAGTTAACTTTCGATGGCGAGTATTTTCAAACCACAAAAATTAACAGTTTGGCTGGTAATATTGCTTTGATTAACAAGGAGTTAGGAAATAAAAAAAACCGACAAAGAAGTGAAAAAACTTCAAATGTCGGTCTTGTGACCTCGACAGGATTCAAACCTGTAACCTTCTGA